Proteins co-encoded in one Montipora capricornis isolate CH-2021 chromosome 12, ASM3666992v2, whole genome shotgun sequence genomic window:
- the LOC138027479 gene encoding receptor-type tyrosine-protein phosphatase S-like, translating to MIRYDYLRITNSSNHTIGTYCGLQSGRGVLVTGSAAVLYFHTDFVIQLGGFDLSFSFYPSGNATLPPYAPLGSSTTQRPSTTPASNCGGTFNQSFGSMIIEKLDWYSQTCSWEINNMGLPNAVLLISVQDLRFYYCRREYARVFSDDQEFANFQECSHLQGELVVAHFGHSNSITSEIRIQHLGSFMRAQFVVLKAGLDSAVSPPTSWDISLSNKTASSLTIDWSGFSFNFVASFFMISLNQTPRAVSQDGNPNEPMNFLSTVANSSQTVEVVNGLPAFSEFVATVYLVDINNDIYKSNTLVVETEETVPSEAPDLSSWTADWAENSISFWISPIEERYQGGRLLGYQITYYRFGKENEKMVILVGSNQQRASLSNLTEGMTYRVFASGFTSKGVGPNRTYSVTLCGGDFQTQMGQFSSPNYPQTPYLPPDQWQIIPRCHWRLRPQAPNVSVITLTFLNFFLGRREYKYGGYCSGGAIIYVTGEREHDRSEPTYICGKETNSSFLIMATNAYIEAWGFKNHWYSEEFRENNGTKFLAHFKASPAESVFGQTLHFWTGFHFNVTNASALLTWSDPPSSFLSGSTVEKYLLIEGKHPSKVFHFIPLPHSGRQMLLEGLEAFTNYTGRIIAILSDGRRGSTYWLGFQTKEGIPSRNPYIYEAKSIDYSTIWIRWQELEKAQIRGNLLGYRIRITLAYYYYSYQPFNKSITVGPNVTEYKITDLPSETELSVWVAAFTAVGEGIQRNVHWIRTKCGSALSNSSGSLQSRGYPERMLKSDCVWYIHAMEKTVFIWVQHYDIPYSHECRDAYVAIGDDSGIPPDRHCGVSGEAFALAQAQKVPLIYYSDRYFEGSGKGFELLYYVLDESFSEVYSVPN from the exons ATGATAAG GTACGACTATTTAAGAATCACCAACAGTAGCAACCATACAATCGGAACATACTGCGGTCTTCAAAGTGGACGAGGAGTGCTGGTCACTGGTAGCGCTGCTGTACTGTATTTTCATACGGACTTTGTCATTCAATTGGGCGGATTTGACCTATCTTTCTCCTTTTATCCAAGTG GGAACGCCACATTGCCCCCTTACGCACCCTTAGGATCATCCACAACCCAACGACCAAGCACGACACCGGCATCGA ATTGTGGAGGTACTTTTAATCAGTCATTTGGAAGCATGATTATAGAAAAGTTAGACTGGTACAGTCAAACTTGTTCCTGGGAAATAAACAACATGGGCTTGCCAAATGCTGTTCTGCTGATTTCTGTTCAAGATCTGCGATTTTATTATTGCCG CCGCGAATATGCCCGGGTTTTCTCCGACGATCAGGAATTTGCAAACTTCCAGGAATGCTCACATTTGCAGGGCGAATTGGTGGTAGCACACTTTGGACATTCCAACAGCATTACCAGCGAAATCCGTATTCAACATCTTGGAAGCTTCATGAGAGCTCAATTTGTCGTATTGAAAGCGGGGCTTGATTCAG CTGTGTCTCCGCCAACATCCTGGGATATCTCATTATCGAACAAGACTGCATCAAGTCTCACAATAGATTGGAGTGGTTTCTCTTTTAACTTTGTTGCTTCATTCTTCATGATATCTCTGAATCAGACACCAAGGGCAGTTTCTCAAGATGGCAATCCAAATGAACCAATGAACTTTCTGAGCACTGTGGCCAACTCATCGCAGACAGTTGAAGTCGTAAATGGCCTTCCTGCGTTCTCAGAGTTCGTAGCCACGGTCTATCTTGTGGATATCAATAATGACATTTATAAAAGCAACACTCTCGTTGTAGAGACTGAGGAGACCG TTCCTAGTGAAGCACCCGATCTATCCAGCTGGACTGCTGACTGGGCGGAAAACAGCATTTCGTTTTGGATAAGTCCTATTGAAGAACGATATCAAGGAGGAAGGTTGTTGGGCTATCAGATAACGTATTATCGATTTgggaaagaaaacgaaaaaatggTTATACTGGTCGGCTCGAATCAGCAAAGAGCCAGCCTTAGCAATTTAACCGAAGGAATGACATACCGAGTGTTTGCTTCTGGATTCACGAGCAAAGGAGTTGGTCCAAACAGAACATACTCGGTCACTT TATGCGGTGGTGATTTTCAAACACAGATGGGACAATTTTCAAGCCCTAATTATCCCCAGACGCCATACTTGCCACCGGATCAGTGGCAAATTATTCCACGCTGCCACTGGAGACTCCGACCACAGGCTCCAAATGTGTCGGTGATAACGCTGACATTCCTAAACTTCTTTTTGGGGAGGAGGGAATACAAATACGGAGGGTACTGCAG TGGTGGAGCGATAATTTACGTGACCGGAGAACGCGAGCATGATAGAAGCGAACCAACGTATATTTGTGGAAAAGAAACCAACTCTTCTTTTCTTATAATGGCTACGAATGCATATATAGAAGCTTGGGGCTTCAAGAATCATTGGTACAGCGAAGAGTTTCGTGAAAATAATGGCACGAAATTTTTGGCGCATTTCAAGGCCTCGCCAGCAGAATCCGTCTTTG GTCAAACTCTTCATTTCTGGACAGGCTTTCATTTCAATGTTACTAATGCGTCGGCCTTACTGACGTGGTCCGACCCTCCGAGCAGTTTCCTCAGTGGCTCCACTGTTGAGAAGTACCTTTTAATCGAGGGAAAGCATCCCTCCAAGGTATTCCATTTTATACCATTACCACATTCAGGAAGGCAAATGCTTCTTGAGGGGCTGGAGGCCTTCACAAATTACACCGGTAGAATAATTGCCATCTTGAGCGACGGAAGACGTGGAAGCACTTATTGGTTGGGATTTCAAACTAAAGAAGGAA TACCTTCAAGGAACCCTTACATTTATGAGGCCAAGTCAATCGACTACAGCACTATTTGGATCAGATGGCAAGAGTTAGAGAAAGCGCAGATACGTGGAAATCTTCTTGGATACAGAATACGTATTACTCTTGCTTACTATTACTATAGTTACCAACCGTTTAATAAATCAATAACTGTTGGTCCTAATGTAACAGAATACAAAATCACTGATCTACCATCCGAGACAGAATTGTCGGTGTGGGTCGCAGCATTCACCGCCGTCGGCGAAGGGATCCAAAGAAACGTCCACTGGATAAGGACAA AATGCGGTTCAGCGTTAAGCAACAGTTCTGGTTCCCTTCAAAGTCGTGGATATCCAGAAAGAATGCTTAAAAGTGACTGTGTCTGGTATATTCACGCAATGGAAAAGACTGTCTTTATCTGGGTACAGCATTACGATATTCCGTATTCCCATGAGTGCCG TGATGCTTATGTTGCTATTGGAGATGACAGTGGTATTCCGCCAGACCGACATTGCGGAGTAAGCGGGGAAGCTTTTGCTCTTGCCCAAGCACAAAAGGTTCCACTGATTTACTACAGTGACCGCTACTTTGAGGGATCGGGAAAGGGTTTTGAGTTGCTTTACTACGTGCTGGATGAATCTTTTTCGGAAG tttacagtgttcccaattag